The DNA region ATAACAAGAACCTTGTCGAGAGGCAACCGTGATCGAGAAGGAGGTCCGATGTGCAATGACTATCGCTTGAAGGTCGATGTCGCGACGATCGTCGAGGACTTCGCTGACCTGAAGATCAAGATCCGGTTTGGGGAGGGCGCGCCTAACCTCGAGCCCCGCGACGACATCAAAATTACCGATGTGGGGCCGATCGTCCGAACGGTCGACGACGTTCGCGGCGAAGGCGAACTGGTCCAGCGGCGTTGGAGCTGGCCCGGGCAGAACAAGCGGCCTGTCTACAACTTCCGCTCGGACGGTCGTGAGTTCACGTCGAACCGCTGCCTGATCGTGGCGGACGGCTTCTACGAGTTTACCGATCCCACCGAGAAGGAAAAGAAGCGCAAGGACAAATGGCTGTTCACGAAGAAGGACGAGCCGATTTTCTGCATCGCGGGCATCTGGCGTGAGACCAAGGATGTCGGGGAAGCCTTCACGATGCTGACCATGGAGCCCGGGCCTGACATTGCGCCCATACCATGATCGGCAGATCGTCATTCTCGCTCGCGACGCATGGGCTGACTGGCTCGACCCGTCCGTTCCGGCAAAGTCACTGATAAAGCCGCTTTCGCCCGGCATGCTGCACGTCGAGCAGGTAGGGTGACGCAAAATGCGTATGTCGTCGCACGACACGACTAACTGCCGCTGCGACCCGACGCTCGAAGGTGATCAGCGCTAGCGAAATCCGGTTCCGTGCCGGAGCCAATCACAGAGTGCTAGCGCTGTTCGGTATCTTTCGTTGTTGTCGTCCTCGAAGCATTCATACGGATCTTCTGGCGCGTAGTGATGTGAAGGCCGCCAGCGCAAGACCGTGACGCTGAGGTGAAGTGGGGAGATTTCACGCAGATCACCAGGAGCAAGATTTCCTGTTCCGACTGCTGGGCGTGACCCTCTCGTCCCTCGACCATGATGATGAGAAAGACGAACCGCAGCTCGCACTTGCTTTATGAACCGCATCGTCCGGATCCATTTGCTCTCACTCGTACTATTTTCGGACTGAAACTTTATCGCGCATCTCCATACTGTCGCACAACCTTGGTAGATTTCGGCCAGTCAACGGAGGGAGGCGGGTGTGGATACGAACTATCGGGTCACTGGAAAGAATGCGGCGGCGGTATTTTCTCTCACCATCCATCGCGGCGATGGCATGCTGCTTCTGGGAATGGACTGGAAGGACGGCCGGCCCCCGGCGAACTTCGTCGGGTTTGCGATCCAGTATCGTGAGCCTGGAACCGACTTCTTCAAGAATGTTCGAAATCGCATCGGTTTCCCTGGCCAGGATGTCCCTGATGACGGCATTCGCACCACCGATGCGCCGATCCAAAAATTCCGCTGGGTGCATTTTCCTTTCAATGCAGATCTGCCGGGCGCTTTTGTCTATCGAGTGATGCCGGTGTTCATGGGTGGCGATGGCGCGCTGACCGCCGGCGAGGCGCAGGAAGCAGAACTCGCGCTGATGCGCGAAACCATTCCCGGCAAGCTCAACGTCGCCTTCACCCGGGGCTTTGTCTCATCGCAGGCATTTGTGCGCAACTTCGCAGCCGGCGGGCCATTGATCACGCTAGTGCCGCCTGATGGGGATGAGGGCTTGGACTTCGTGCCCACCCATGCCGATGCCGACCGAGCACTCGCCTGGATGGGGTTCGAAGCGCGCGCGGAAACGCTTTCGCTGCTCGAACGCGCACGCGAAGAAGGCGCGGAGGTCCGCGTCATTGCTTACGACCTCAACCTGCCGGAAGTGGTCGAACGGCTGGAAGCACTTGGGCCAAATCTCAAGGTCATTATCGATGACAGCGCGCGAACCAAGGGACACGGACGACCAGACTCCCCCGAGACCCATGCGGCCGAACGGCTGATCGCCTCGGCGGGCGCGGCAAACGTGAAGCGCCAGAAAATGGCAAACCTGCAGCATCATAAGTCGATCGCGGTCCGCGGGGGCGATATCGATACGGTCGTCTACGGTTCGACGAACCACAGTTGGCGGGGCTTTTATGTTCAGTCGAACAATAGCCTCGTCGTTCACAGCGCAAGCGCAGTCGACGATTATTTTGCCGCCTTCGAGAATTACTTCACGGCGGGAGGTGCTGGGGATTTCATTGCCTCGGCCAGTTCCGTCGGCTGGCATGACCTGGGGCTGGACGGCGTCGACGCCAAGGTCGCCTTTTCTCCGCACAGCGAAGCCAATGGCCTCCTCAACGAGATCGGCGCCGACATCGACGTGGCTGGGTCGAGCGTGTTCTTCTCACTTGCTTTCCTCGGCCAGACCACCAGAGGGCCGATCGGTCCGGCCTTGGGGCGGGCGATGCGAAAGCCGGATGTGCATGTCATGGGCATTGCAGACGGCCGGGTCGAAGCGGAAAACCTCGGACTGACCGTGTTTAGTCCCGACAATCGCCGCCGCGTCGTGCGGGCCGCAGCACTGACGGGCAACGTCCCTCCGCCGTTCCTGACGGAACCGTCCGGTCTTGCCGGTGTCCATGGAAATCAGCGCGGGACGAGGATGCACCACAAATTTGTCGTGCTGGATTTCGACAAGCCGACGGCGCGGGTTTACCTCGGCTCCTACAATTTCTCGGAACCGGCCGACCTCAAGAACGGCGAAAATCTGGTGCTCGTCCGCGATCGCACGGTGGCGACCAGCTACATGATCGAAGCGCTGCGCATGTACGACCATTATCGATTCCGCGTGGCATCCGAAGATGGGGAAGAAACCGGGCATCCCCTTGAGCTGCGATTGCCGCCGCAGGCGGGCGAAGCGGCCTGGTTCGAGCGTGACTGGACCGATCCGGTACGGGCGCGCGATCGCCAGCTTTTTGCACGCGCCGACTGATGCAGAGCCGGAAAGCAAAACAAGATGGCGCTTTCCGGCTCGGCTGCTTTCTTCTTCACCCAGAGTCCGTTCGTCTTCTCCATTTCGATAAACTCGGGAAAGCGAGAGTGTCGTTCGGACCCCCCGACGGCCCCTGCTTCCGAACAACGGGATTTCGAGTGTAGGCGCAGGTTGCTGCTCTTGGTCGTCTGACTGGCCCGAAGCTGCGCTTTTGGCCGAGCTTAAAACGATCAAGAGCTGTGTTCTACACGCTGCTCAGGCCGGCACTCTGGAGACATTCCGCTCCACCAAACAGCTCCCTCTCTGAGCACGCACGACAAACCACCATTCGAGACACCTTGAGTGCAACCTCCGTCCCGATCGGACCTCAATTCACGCGCCTTCCGTCCCCACCAAACAGATGAACCTTGGTCAGATCCGGAGCGATCGATATCGTCTGTCCCGGACGAAGCTCGACACGATCCCTGAATAGCAAGGTCACATCCACATCTCCGAGCCTGACAATGACTTGCGTTTCGGACCCGGTCGGTTCCACGACGACCACGGTCGCGGATGCTCCGCCTTCGTGGATGGAGAGATGCTCTGGCCGAATGCCATAGGCTTTGGCAGCAGCACCGTCCTGACCAGACGGCAGCGGCAATGCTGCGCCGCCTATGACGAATTTGCCCGCCGAAACCTTGCCCTCAAAGAGATTCATCGAGGGCGACCCGATGAATGTTGCCACGAAGGTGTTTACCGGACGATCGAACAATTCGAGCGGTTTGCCGATCTGCTCGACGCGACCATTCCGCATCACCACGATCTTGTCGGCCATGGTCATGGCTTCGATCTGGTCGTGGGTGACATAGACGGTCGTGGTCTTCAGCCGCTGATGAAGTTCCTTGATCTCCGCACGCATCGTGACGCGGAGCTTGGCGTCGAGATTCGAAAGCGGTTCGTCGAAGAGAAACACCTGCGGATGACGAACGATGGCCCGCCCCATCGCAACGCGTTGACGTTGGCCGCCTGACAGTTGCCTGGGCAGCCGGTCGAGCAGCGGTTCAAGCGCCAGAATATCAGCGGCCTCTCCAACGCGTTTTCGGATCGTCGCCCTGTCCTGACCTTTCAGCTTGAGTGCAAATCCCATGTTTTCCGCGACCGTCATGTGCGGGTAGAGCGCATAACTCTGGAACACCATGGCGATGTCGCGCTCTTTCGGCGCGACATCGTTGACGAGGCGGCCGCCGATGCGGATTTCGCCGGCGCTAATATCCTCGAGCCCCGCAAGCATGCGCAGCAGCGTGGACTTGCCACAGCCGGAGGGGCCGACGAGGGTAACGAATTCACCGTCTTGGATGTCGACGGAAACGCCGTGGATTACGGGCACCGCGCCATATTGCTTGCGAACCTCTTCGATCGATATGGATGCCATGATTTCCTCCTCGGTTCGGTCAGAGCTTGAGCTGCCAGATGCGCGCGGTTGCGACATTGCCTTGGGGGGCGACCAGGCGCGCCGAGCGTACGGCGCCCAATCCCGGCAGGCGCTTCGTCCCTGTCCATCGACCGTCGTCGGCGAAGACCTCGATGGAGCCCACGTCCAGAAAGACCCGAAGCGTCGAAGGACGCGCGCCGGCCGCGATGTAGCGCGGCGGCGATTTGCCGTTGCGGATGTCGTAGATGATGCTCAAGCCTTCCTGACCGACCCTTAAACCGAGCTCGACATCGGGATGATCAAGCTCGAGATCGAACACCGCGCCGGGCGCTGCGAGATCGATCACGATCTCGACGGCTCCATTGCCGAGACCGACCGTTTCGCCGGAACGCAGCATGATGTCGTCGACAGGTCGTTGGCGCAGGCGCTCGACAGCCGCGACCGGTGGTGTGAGAAGCGCGCCGTCCCGAAGAAGGACCTGTCGTGGCAGCGTCATCGCCGAGGGAAAATCCGCCTTGTTAGAGACATCAGTCCAGTTGGCCAGCCAGGCGATACCAACCGGGCCCGACCCATCCACGAAGGCCTGGAAGGCATAGGCGTCGGTTCCGAAATCAAGTTCCTGTTCGAATTCCTTGATGAAGTTCCGGCCGTCGAAACGGCCGACAGTGGCGATGGTGATATTGCGTCGGCCGGTTGCCGGATCACGGCTCGTGAGAAGTCCAAAAGTCAGTGCCCAACGGGTTTGAGGGTCGTTCGCCGGGCCATCGAGCGGCACGAGGCAAGGGCATTCGGCCGCCGTCATGCCGAAACGATCCTCGCGGTGAAGAATGCCCACGAACGTCCAGCTGCCCGCAGCCCCCGGATCGTTGGTTTCGTAGAGCAGGATGACGCCGCCGGCATGGTCTCGGCTTCCGAGCAGCATTTTCCAGCGCCCATCCGGACCTTTAACGACATAGGGATCGCGAAAATCGAGCGTCAGCTCGAGGCCTACTGGACGGTCCGGGAGGATGACCTCCGGCGGGTTTGAAGTGACCATGTCATTGCTGACCGCTGTCAGCTGGATTTGCTCCTCGGGCACGCGATCCCTGACCTGCTCGGTGAAGAAGACGCGGACGCCGGGTGCGTCTTCTCCGAGCGGAATTGCGGTGCCGGAAAAGGCGCCGCCACGCCCGTCGGCCCGCGCCGAAAGCTCCGCCGAGGGAAAGAGGAAGATCGGTAGATGCGTCCAGTGGAGGAGGTCGTCGGAGACGGCGTGGCCCCAATGCATCGTGTTCCAGCGCAGACTATGCGGATAGTGCTGATAAAACAGGTGCACTTTGTCGCCGAAGCGACCAAAGCCGTTCGGGTCGTTCATCCAGCCGAAGGGCGGCCGGAAATGATAGCCGTCGGGGACGTCAGGTGCCGCATTGGCGTCAGCGCTGTAAAGTACGGTCATGCCCGTATCCAGGACGTCGGCCGGCGCGTAGGCATAGATGATCGAGATGACAGTGGTGGCGGTGTCATAACTGAATAACGTTTCACCGCCTGTTTCGACCGCCAGCGTCAGGAGCTCGAACTCCTCGGCGTTTTTGGCTATGAGACAAGCGAGCTCGCGTTCCCCCTGAGCTACCTTCAGCTCCGCGGGCCTGCCCGGATGGGCGGCCTTGAGCCACGCATGCAGCATGGTACCGGCAGGCAGCACAGCGCTCAGCGCCTCGGTGCTGCCATCGACAAGCGAAGCGGGGTTTGCATGAGGTGTCATTTATCAACCTTTCACGGCGGAGCCCACGAAGGAACTGACGAACCAACGCTGGAAAACGAGATAGAGGGCGAGGATCGGGAGCATCATAAGGACGGAGGCGGCCATGGCGCGATCCCAGTAGATACTGTCCTGGCCGAAGAAGGTCGCGATGGCGACGGAGATCGGCCGTGCATAGTCGGTCTGCGTCACCAGGATCGGCCAGAGATACTGATTCCAAGTCTCGATCCCCATGAGGATCGAGACGGTGGCAAGCGCCGGCAGGCTCAGGGGCAGGAAGATCGACCGGTAGATACGGAATACCGAGGCGCCATCGATCTGGGCCGCTTCGAACAGTTCCTTGGGCAATTGCGCGAAGAACTGGTAGAAGAGGTAGATATAGAGCGGGCTCGCGATCCACGGCACGATCTGGACGGCGAAGGTGTCGGTCATGCCGGCGCGCGACACCATGATGACGAGCGGCATGATGATGCTCTCCTGCGGGATGACATAGAGAGCGATCACTAGGGACAGGATCAGCGCCCGCCCGCGCAGCGAGCCCCAGGCCAGCACGAAGCCGGCCATCGAATTGACGATGAGGCCGGCGCTCACGGTCGAGGCCAGAATGATTAGCGAATTGATGAGATAGCGGCCGAAGGCGAGTTCGCCTGAGAGGTTTCCGACCTCCGCGAAATTCGAGAGCGTCGGATTCGATACCCAGAAGGCCCTGAAGCTGCCCATGTCGGCCAGAATCTGGAACCGGTCGTCCTTCAGGCTGGCGATGACGAGCATGAACAGTGGCGAGATGATGACCAGCGCGATGACGAAGATGCAGGCGGTCTGCACGATGCGCAGGGAACCGGCCGCCGAGCGCTCACGCTTTGCCTCGGCATTCATTGCGGAAAGAGCGAGATCAGACATCGTAACGCCTCAGGAGCTGGCGCTGCACGAGCGCGATGACGAGAACGATCAGAAAGAGGATGACCGATACGGCGGACGCATATCCAAGCTTTTGTTCCTCGAAGCCGGCGCGCACCATGTAATGCACCACGGTTTCGGTACTGCTCTTCGGACCCCCTTGGGTCAGGATCGCGACCTGGGTGTAGAGCTTGAAGGCCTGAATGGTGGTGATGACCAACACGAAGATGTGCGTCGGCCTGAGACCTGGCATGGTCACGTGCCAGAAGCGCTGGAGGACATTGGCGCCGTCGATCTTGGCTGCGTCGTAGAGTTCGTCGGGAATGCCCTGCAAACCAGCGAGGTAGACGATCATCTGGAAGCCATAGGCCTGCCATGCCGAAAGCAGGACGATCGAGAACATCGCCCATTGCGGATCGCCGAGCCAATCGATCGGCTGGATATATCCGCCCGAGGCGAAGCCGAGGATCTGGTTAAGCGGTCCGGTGGGATACTGGAATAATGTGCCCCAGACGACGCAGACGACAACGATCGACGTGATCGCGGGCAGGAAGAAGAGGCCACGGAAGAAGTTTCGGAACGGTAGCTTCTGGTGCAGCAGCAATGCGGTGGCAAATGCCAGGCCGCATTGAGCGGGCAGGATCCAGAAGGTGAAGCGCGACACGTTCCAAAGCGAGATCCAGAAGAGATCGTCCTTGAAGATGCGCAGGAAATTGGTGAAGCCGACGAAGCGGACCGGTGTCGGGCGCGGTACCAAAGGTTGATTGGTCATTGCCGTCCAGAACGACAGAAGGAACGGCACGACCAGGAAGATCGTCAGCAACACGAGCGCGGGCGCCAGCATGCCGATCTCCTGGAACATTCGGACTCTGTCTCCGCGCCCCACGGGACGCGTCATGGGCGCTGGTTGCTGCAAGGTCATGATCTCCTCCTCCTCACTCGATCGCGGACGGTCGATCGCCATGCGACGACCGCATCGGGTGTCCGCGCGGATTGGCACCGCGCGGTGGCCTCATCGCGTCATTATTGTCCGTTGAAGGGCGGGTAGCCGTCGTTGTCTTCGATGTCCTCGTCTATCTTCTCGGCCGCGGCGGTCAGCGCCGCCTTGACGTCGCCGCCATTGAAGATCTCATCTACCGCCTGCATGAAGGTGGAGGTGATCGTCGGATAAGCGGGATGCGGCGGCCTGGCGATCGCCGTCTTTGAGGCCTGCTCGAAGGCAATGGCCATCTGGCCGCCAGTGGCGTACAGCGGAGATTCCGCGGCAAAGCTCTTCAATCCCGGATAGGCAGACGTATCGCGCGCATGTTCGCGAAACTGCCCGTCCTTGAGCATGAAGCTCACGAACTTGCCGGCGATATCAGGATGCTTGGAGGCCGTGGTGATGGCCCAGATCCAGGTGCCGTTCGGACTTGCGCCCTTCGGTCCGAATTTGGGCAGCGGCATGACGACGATGTCGTCCTTCATCGAGGCGGCGGCTTCCGCGTAGACCCAATGGCCGCCCAGCGCGAGAGCAGCCGGATGTCCTTCCGCGTAGAACTGGTTGGTACCGGAGGATTGCGGCACGACCCAGCCGTTCTTGACCCAAGTCTGCATCAACGTCAGCGCATCGACGCAAGGTTCGCTGTCGAGCGTTCCCACGGATTTCCAGGTCTTCCGGTCGATCAGGTCGCAGCCTGCCGATTGCAGGATCGGGCTATAGGCATAGGTGATCCATTCGGTCTTGATGCCGTAGCCGCGAAACGTGTCGATCGGCCATTTGACGCCTTCGAGCTTCGACAGCTTTTCGAGGTAGCCTTCGAACTCCTCTCGCGTCCAGGCGTCGTCGACGGACTTTGGAATCCGGGCGCCAATCGCTTCGAGATACTTTTTGTTGCCGTAAAGGACGACCGAGGAGTCCGTCAGGCCGAGCGCATAGAGGTCCTCGTCGACGGGGTAGGTGCCCTGGGCGATGTTGGAGTCTGTCATGTCGTCGAGGACACCCGGATCGATCAAAGGTTTGATTTTCTGCAGGTAGCCGGACCAGACGTAGTTTGCGAGAAACGGCGCGTCGAGCTCCATGATGTCAGGCATCTGCTCGGACATGACGGCGGCGCTGAACTTCTCGTTATAGGCGTCGTGCGGCGCGTAGATCAGTTCGATATCCACGTCCGGATTGGCATCTTCGAAGCGTTTGGCCACCGCGCCATAGGCCGAGACCGTATCGGGATCGCCCTGATGCATGACCTGGATGACGGTCTTTGATTCGGCCGGACTTATGGCGAATCCCAGCGCCGCGGATGCTACGAGCATAGAAAGTAAACGATTACCCATTTGCTTCACTCCTCCTCAACAGGTTTCACTTCCAATTGCATTTATACGGATGATCGCTCCACAAGTTGGAACGGCAGCTTTCGCACGTCGCCGGGTGTCGCATCGCCCACAAGCAAGATCTCGGCGGCCATGCGACCCATGGCGCGATGCGGCAGCGCCATGGTCGTCAGCGGCGGATCGAGGCGCGAGGCGATTTCGATCTGATTGTCAAAGCTGGCGACGGCGACATCGTCCGGAATCCGGGCGCCGACCCGACGCAGCGCCGCGTAGACCTCCATCGCAACCCGGTCGTTGCCGCACAGGATGGCGTCGGGGCGCTCGGGGCCGCCCATCAGTTCGGTGATATGCGACAGAACGAGGCTCGGCGCCCTGTCGCTGTAGATGCCGCGGCGCACGGCCGGCAAGACTCTTGCGCCGGCGCCGTCGAGGCCTGCTTCGGTCAACGCTTGGCGAAAACCCGCCTCGCGTAGATCTCCGGCGAGCAGGCCCGGTAGATTGATGAAGGCGATGTTGCGCCGGCCGGCACCGATCAAGTAACTGGCGATCTCGTGCGCAGCGCCTGTTTCGTCCGGCACCAGCGCGGTTACCCGGTCGTTTGCCTCGCGGCAATTGATCATCACGCCGACCGTATCGACAAACGCCTCCGGCAACGCCACGACCTTATGGTACATGGCGGCATAGGCGATCGCCCGCGGTCGAAAGCGCCGAACCTCCTCGATCACCGAGGCCACGTCGCGCCGCCCGCTCAACGTCATCGCGAAGACGGCCATCTCTGCCGTCCGCGCGGCGCCATCGAGCCCGCGAATAATTTCAGTCGCAAATGGCGAGGTGATCAATTCGTCGGCGACAACGCCGATCAGCGGCATCCAGCCCTGGCGCATGCTGCGCGCGGCCAGATTGGTGACATAGCCGAGCTCCTCAGCAATCTCCTTGATGCGCTGCTTGGTCTGCTCCGACATCCGCGCCGAGCCGCCATGCAATGCGCCTGACACCGTCTTGACCGAAACGCCGGCACGTTCGGCTATGTCGCTGAGGGAAGCGGTCACAGGGGTTCGCCTTGGGTTATCGATTACCCAATCGCAATACCAATCGAGTTCCAATGAGTCAAGTCCTCAAGCAGAGCCGGGCCGCGACAGTTCTCGACCTTCCCCTATGACCCCGCCTGGATCGAGAATCACCGCGCCTTTGCCGTGCAGCCGACCTTCCCCTTGAAGCTGGGCCATTTCAGACATCCGGCAAACCCGGAAACATGCGCGACGCACTGGCGGGCGTCTTCGCCGACGCCGCGCCAGACAGCTGGGGCCGCAGGCTTCTCGAACGCGGCTATGGCAACGGCCTTTCCGAATTCGAGAAGTCAGCGGCCCCTTCTGCATCAGCTCGACGCCGGTCGTAGTTCGAGCTCCTTGGCGGTGATCGCCTCATCGGCAGGCTCATGTCGCCGAGGCTGAACTGGATGATGATGCCGCGCGGGCGAGACGCCTGAGACATCTCGCGTCCTTAGGCTATTCGACTTCAGACGGTAGCTTTCTGACACCCAGGCCGATCGGCCGAAGGCTGTTGCCCGGATGGCGCGGATCTGGACCCCAGATGGCTTGATACGTGTCATACGCCATCCCTCTCCGCTGCAGCATGGCAAACACCACCGCCACCATCAGATACCATGTGCCGATGAACAGGAGCATCCACCGCGGGGCGTTCGCCTGCCACAGACCTGTTGAAACGGCGGCCATGGAGACCAGCAGCACCAGATATCCCATTGACTTATGAATGCGCTCAAAGACACGGCGGCGGCGTGTCATATCGTAGTGATCGCCGCTCCAGCTGCCGTCTGCGGTCGGTGCCGACGGGCCGCCCTTCGTTCCTCTGAGCCATCCCGTAAGATACTGCATGCCGCCGAGTGCCAGGGCCACCCATCCTGTCAGCTGATGCGCCCAAGACGAGGCGGTAATCGATTTGGTTGCCGCGGGAGCGGAAAGTATCAGGAGCAAGCCAATCAGCATCAGCGCCAACGCGGCGTACTGGGCGCCACGATGAAGGTGCCACCATCGGCGATCGTCCAACACACGAGGCCAGTCCTGGCCAGGGAAGATCTTGAAGAATCGCGCTGCGATCACGCCGATGGGGACGAGTACCGACCAGGCCATCACCATTGATCGCGCGTGCCATGACAGGTGCATTCCGACTTCATGAACTCTTGTCGGATCGCACGGCGCGAGCAGCCACTCGAACATTGTCACCCTTTCACAGCGCCGGCGGTCATGCCTGTAATGATTTGTCT from Rhizobium sullae includes:
- a CDS encoding phospholipase D-like domain-containing protein, whose translation is MDTNYRVTGKNAAAVFSLTIHRGDGMLLLGMDWKDGRPPANFVGFAIQYREPGTDFFKNVRNRIGFPGQDVPDDGIRTTDAPIQKFRWVHFPFNADLPGAFVYRVMPVFMGGDGALTAGEAQEAELALMRETIPGKLNVAFTRGFVSSQAFVRNFAAGGPLITLVPPDGDEGLDFVPTHADADRALAWMGFEARAETLSLLERAREEGAEVRVIAYDLNLPEVVERLEALGPNLKVIIDDSARTKGHGRPDSPETHAAERLIASAGAANVKRQKMANLQHHKSIAVRGGDIDTVVYGSTNHSWRGFYVQSNNSLVVHSASAVDDYFAAFENYFTAGGAGDFIASASSVGWHDLGLDGVDAKVAFSPHSEANGLLNEIGADIDVAGSSVFFSLAFLGQTTRGPIGPALGRAMRKPDVHVMGIADGRVEAENLGLTVFSPDNRRRVVRAAALTGNVPPPFLTEPSGLAGVHGNQRGTRMHHKFVVLDFDKPTARVYLGSYNFSEPADLKNGENLVLVRDRTVATSYMIEALRMYDHYRFRVASEDGEETGHPLELRLPPQAGEAAWFERDWTDPVRARDRQLFARAD
- a CDS encoding ABC transporter ATP-binding protein, which translates into the protein MASISIEEVRKQYGAVPVIHGVSVDIQDGEFVTLVGPSGCGKSTLLRMLAGLEDISAGEIRIGGRLVNDVAPKERDIAMVFQSYALYPHMTVAENMGFALKLKGQDRATIRKRVGEAADILALEPLLDRLPRQLSGGQRQRVAMGRAIVRHPQVFLFDEPLSNLDAKLRVTMRAEIKELHQRLKTTTVYVTHDQIEAMTMADKIVVMRNGRVEQIGKPLELFDRPVNTFVATFIGSPSMNLFEGKVSAGKFVIGGAALPLPSGQDGAAAKAYGIRPEHLSIHEGGASATVVVVEPTGSETQVIVRLGDVDVTLLFRDRVELRPGQTISIAPDLTKVHLFGGDGRRVN
- a CDS encoding GH32 C-terminal domain-containing protein, which gives rise to MTPHANPASLVDGSTEALSAVLPAGTMLHAWLKAAHPGRPAELKVAQGERELACLIAKNAEEFELLTLAVETGGETLFSYDTATTVISIIYAYAPADVLDTGMTVLYSADANAAPDVPDGYHFRPPFGWMNDPNGFGRFGDKVHLFYQHYPHSLRWNTMHWGHAVSDDLLHWTHLPIFLFPSAELSARADGRGGAFSGTAIPLGEDAPGVRVFFTEQVRDRVPEEQIQLTAVSNDMVTSNPPEVILPDRPVGLELTLDFRDPYVVKGPDGRWKMLLGSRDHAGGVILLYETNDPGAAGSWTFVGILHREDRFGMTAAECPCLVPLDGPANDPQTRWALTFGLLTSRDPATGRRNITIATVGRFDGRNFIKEFEQELDFGTDAYAFQAFVDGSGPVGIAWLANWTDVSNKADFPSAMTLPRQVLLRDGALLTPPVAAVERLRQRPVDDIMLRSGETVGLGNGAVEIVIDLAAPGAVFDLELDHPDVELGLRVGQEGLSIIYDIRNGKSPPRYIAAGARPSTLRVFLDVGSIEVFADDGRWTGTKRLPGLGAVRSARLVAPQGNVATARIWQLKL
- a CDS encoding carbohydrate ABC transporter permease, which gives rise to MSDLALSAMNAEAKRERSAAGSLRIVQTACIFVIALVIISPLFMLVIASLKDDRFQILADMGSFRAFWVSNPTLSNFAEVGNLSGELAFGRYLINSLIILASTVSAGLIVNSMAGFVLAWGSLRGRALILSLVIALYVIPQESIIMPLVIMVSRAGMTDTFAVQIVPWIASPLYIYLFYQFFAQLPKELFEAAQIDGASVFRIYRSIFLPLSLPALATVSILMGIETWNQYLWPILVTQTDYARPISVAIATFFGQDSIYWDRAMAASVLMMLPILALYLVFQRWFVSSFVGSAVKG
- a CDS encoding carbohydrate ABC transporter permease codes for the protein MTLQQPAPMTRPVGRGDRVRMFQEIGMLAPALVLLTIFLVVPFLLSFWTAMTNQPLVPRPTPVRFVGFTNFLRIFKDDLFWISLWNVSRFTFWILPAQCGLAFATALLLHQKLPFRNFFRGLFFLPAITSIVVVCVVWGTLFQYPTGPLNQILGFASGGYIQPIDWLGDPQWAMFSIVLLSAWQAYGFQMIVYLAGLQGIPDELYDAAKIDGANVLQRFWHVTMPGLRPTHIFVLVITTIQAFKLYTQVAILTQGGPKSSTETVVHYMVRAGFEEQKLGYASAVSVILFLIVLVIALVQRQLLRRYDV
- a CDS encoding ABC transporter substrate-binding protein; protein product: MGNRLLSMLVASAALGFAISPAESKTVIQVMHQGDPDTVSAYGAVAKRFEDANPDVDIELIYAPHDAYNEKFSAAVMSEQMPDIMELDAPFLANYVWSGYLQKIKPLIDPGVLDDMTDSNIAQGTYPVDEDLYALGLTDSSVVLYGNKKYLEAIGARIPKSVDDAWTREEFEGYLEKLSKLEGVKWPIDTFRGYGIKTEWITYAYSPILQSAGCDLIDRKTWKSVGTLDSEPCVDALTLMQTWVKNGWVVPQSSGTNQFYAEGHPAALALGGHWVYAEAAASMKDDIVVMPLPKFGPKGASPNGTWIWAITTASKHPDIAGKFVSFMLKDGQFREHARDTSAYPGLKSFAAESPLYATGGQMAIAFEQASKTAIARPPHPAYPTITSTFMQAVDEIFNGGDVKAALTAAAEKIDEDIEDNDGYPPFNGQ
- a CDS encoding LacI family DNA-binding transcriptional regulator, translated to MTASLSDIAERAGVSVKTVSGALHGGSARMSEQTKQRIKEIAEELGYVTNLAARSMRQGWMPLIGVVADELITSPFATEIIRGLDGAARTAEMAVFAMTLSGRRDVASVIEEVRRFRPRAIAYAAMYHKVVALPEAFVDTVGVMINCREANDRVTALVPDETGAAHEIASYLIGAGRRNIAFINLPGLLAGDLREAGFRQALTEAGLDGAGARVLPAVRRGIYSDRAPSLVLSHITELMGGPERPDAILCGNDRVAMEVYAALRRVGARIPDDVAVASFDNQIEIASRLDPPLTTMALPHRAMGRMAAEILLVGDATPGDVRKLPFQLVERSSV
- a CDS encoding cytochrome b561 domain-containing protein, with protein sequence MFEWLLAPCDPTRVHEVGMHLSWHARSMVMAWSVLVPIGVIAARFFKIFPGQDWPRVLDDRRWWHLHRGAQYAALALMLIGLLLILSAPAATKSITASSWAHQLTGWVALALGGMQYLTGWLRGTKGGPSAPTADGSWSGDHYDMTRRRRVFERIHKSMGYLVLLVSMAAVSTGLWQANAPRWMLLFIGTWYLMVAVVFAMLQRRGMAYDTYQAIWGPDPRHPGNSLRPIGLGVRKLPSEVE